In Agarivorans gilvus, one genomic interval encodes:
- the gcvP gene encoding aminomethyl-transferring glycine dehydrogenase, with the protein MHPSLPLTELEQNQDFIRRHIGPDQTEVNTMLEQLSVASVEQLIEQTVPEAIRLAQPLSIGDSLSEQQALAALAKLAKQNSVQRNYIGMGYYPTHVPHVILRNVLENPGWYTAYTPYQPEIAQGRLEALLNFQQISLDLSGLDLASASLLDEATAAAEAMALAKRVAKNKKSNLFFIADDVHPQTIDVVSERAEFFGFDIVVGAAESVAEHDVFGALLQYPGTTGRVRDLEPLIEQVHNNKGIVAVAADIMALVLLKSPGAMGADVVLGSAQRFGVPMGYGGPHAAFFATRDAYKRSLPGRIIGVSKDRRGKPALRMALQTREQHIRREKANSNICTAQVLLANMASFYAVFHGPDGLRTIAQRIHRLTAILAHGLEAKGLVPEHGQYFDTLSLKVADKDAVIGRAKALKINLRLDLTDRVALSLDETTTASDVNDLFTVLLGEGHCLDAARLDAIVKGETCLPETLLRDTPILSHEVFNRYRSETDVLRYIRKLEGKDLALNHSMISLGSCTMKLNATAEMIPVSWPEFSNMHPFCPSEQAQGYHAMIQQLEDWLVNITGYDAVCMQPNSGAQGEYAGLLAIQKYHASRGDHHRNICLIPSSAHGTNPASAQMANLKVVVVACDKYGNVDMNDLRSKAEELAEQLSCIMITYPSTHGVYEESIREICQIIHDNGGQVYMDGANMNAQVGITSPGFIGSDVSHLNLHKTFAIPHGGGGPGMGPIGVKAHLAPFVAGHSVVDNGKASHANPAVSAAPYGSASILPISWMYIAMLGNQGLRQASEIAILNANYLASRLGQAYPILYSGKNGRVAHECIIDMRPLKEATGISEMDVAKRLNDYGFHAPTMSFPVAGTLMVEPTESESLAEIDRFIDAMLAIRAEIAKVESGEWSLQDNPLVFAPHTLDDLTDAEWPHSYSRELAVFPSQAVKQNKFWPTVNRIDDVFGDRNLFCSCLPMEAYQE; encoded by the coding sequence ATGCACCCGTCTTTGCCGTTAACCGAATTAGAGCAAAATCAAGATTTTATTCGCCGCCACATTGGCCCCGATCAAACCGAAGTTAATACCATGCTTGAGCAGCTGAGCGTGGCTTCTGTAGAACAGTTGATTGAGCAAACCGTGCCGGAAGCGATTCGCCTCGCTCAGCCATTAAGCATTGGTGACAGTCTTAGCGAGCAACAAGCGCTGGCGGCCTTGGCCAAGTTAGCGAAACAAAACAGCGTGCAGCGTAACTACATTGGAATGGGTTACTACCCGACTCACGTGCCGCATGTAATTTTGCGAAACGTACTCGAAAACCCCGGCTGGTATACCGCTTATACGCCTTACCAACCCGAAATTGCTCAAGGGCGTTTAGAAGCCTTGCTTAATTTTCAGCAAATCAGCCTCGATTTAAGTGGCCTCGACTTAGCCAGTGCCTCCTTATTAGACGAAGCCACCGCCGCTGCCGAAGCCATGGCTTTAGCCAAACGGGTAGCTAAAAACAAAAAATCTAACTTATTTTTCATCGCCGACGACGTGCACCCACAAACCATTGACGTGGTGAGCGAGCGAGCCGAGTTTTTTGGCTTTGATATCGTGGTAGGTGCCGCTGAAAGCGTGGCCGAGCACGATGTATTTGGCGCTTTGCTACAATACCCCGGCACCACTGGCCGGGTGCGCGATTTAGAGCCACTGATTGAACAAGTGCATAACAACAAGGGCATTGTGGCGGTAGCCGCCGATATTATGGCCTTGGTATTGCTAAAATCACCGGGCGCGATGGGTGCCGATGTGGTACTAGGTAGTGCTCAGCGCTTTGGTGTGCCAATGGGTTACGGTGGCCCGCATGCCGCCTTCTTTGCCACCCGTGATGCTTACAAGCGCTCACTACCGGGGCGGATCATCGGTGTCTCTAAAGATCGCCGTGGTAAGCCTGCTTTGCGTATGGCGCTGCAAACTCGCGAGCAACATATTCGCCGCGAGAAGGCCAATTCGAATATTTGTACCGCGCAGGTGTTGCTGGCTAATATGGCCTCGTTCTACGCGGTATTTCATGGCCCAGATGGCTTGCGTACCATTGCCCAGCGTATTCACCGCCTCACCGCGATTTTGGCCCATGGCTTAGAAGCTAAAGGCTTAGTTCCCGAGCATGGCCAATACTTCGATACGCTAAGCTTAAAAGTAGCGGATAAAGACGCTGTAATTGGTCGCGCTAAAGCACTCAAGATTAACCTACGCTTAGATTTAACGGATAGAGTCGCTTTAAGCTTGGATGAAACCACCACCGCCAGTGACGTGAATGACCTATTCACCGTATTACTGGGCGAAGGCCACTGCTTAGACGCGGCGCGCCTAGACGCCATAGTGAAGGGCGAAACCTGCTTGCCGGAAACGCTATTGCGCGATACGCCGATTTTAAGCCACGAAGTATTTAACCGTTACCGCAGCGAAACCGACGTATTGCGTTATATTCGCAAATTAGAAGGTAAAGACTTAGCGCTCAATCATTCGATGATTTCGCTAGGCTCCTGCACCATGAAGTTAAACGCCACCGCCGAGATGATCCCAGTATCCTGGCCCGAATTTTCCAACATGCATCCGTTCTGTCCTAGCGAGCAAGCGCAGGGGTACCACGCGATGATTCAACAGCTAGAAGATTGGCTAGTGAATATAACCGGTTACGATGCGGTATGTATGCAGCCTAACTCTGGCGCACAAGGCGAATACGCGGGTTTGTTAGCGATTCAAAAATACCATGCTAGCCGCGGTGACCATCACCGTAATATTTGTTTAATTCCTAGCTCTGCCCACGGCACTAACCCGGCCTCGGCTCAAATGGCCAACCTCAAAGTAGTGGTAGTGGCGTGTGACAAATACGGCAACGTAGACATGAACGACTTACGCAGCAAGGCCGAAGAGCTGGCCGAACAGTTGTCGTGCATCATGATTACTTACCCCAGTACTCACGGGGTATACGAAGAAAGCATTCGCGAAATTTGCCAAATTATTCATGATAATGGCGGCCAAGTGTACATGGACGGCGCCAACATGAACGCTCAGGTAGGCATTACTTCACCGGGCTTTATCGGCTCCGATGTAAGCCACCTTAACCTGCACAAAACCTTTGCTATTCCGCATGGCGGCGGTGGCCCTGGCATGGGCCCAATTGGAGTAAAAGCGCATTTGGCGCCGTTTGTTGCGGGCCATAGCGTGGTAGATAATGGCAAAGCCAGCCACGCCAACCCAGCGGTATCGGCAGCGCCTTATGGTAGCGCCTCCATCTTGCCCATTAGTTGGATGTACATTGCCATGTTAGGCAACCAAGGCTTGCGCCAAGCCTCAGAAATCGCCATTCTAAATGCTAACTACTTAGCTAGCCGTTTAGGCCAAGCCTATCCGATTTTGTACAGCGGTAAAAATGGCCGAGTGGCGCACGAATGTATTATTGATATGCGCCCACTCAAAGAAGCCACCGGCATTAGCGAAATGGACGTAGCCAAGCGCTTGAATGACTACGGCTTTCACGCGCCTACTATGAGTTTCCCAGTAGCGGGTACCCTAATGGTAGAGCCTACCGAGTCGGAATCTTTAGCCGAGATAGACCGCTTTATTGACGCGATGCTGGCGATACGCGCCGAAATTGCCAAGGTAGAAAGCGGCGAGTGGAGCCTGCAAGACAACCCCTTGGTATTTGCGCCGCACACCTTGGACGACCTCACCGACGCCGAGTGGCCGCATAGCTACAGCCGTGAGCTGGCAGTATTCCCCAGCCAAGCGGTAAAACAAAACAAATTCTGGCCCACGGTAAACCGCATCGACGATGTATTTGGGGATAGGAATTTATTTTGTAGTTGCCTGCCGATGGAAGCGTATCAAGAGTAG
- the gcvH gene encoding glycine cleavage system protein GcvH encodes MADIPADLLYANTHEWVRSEGDGVYTVGISEHAQELLGDMVFVDLPDVGDEIDAGDDCAVAESVKAASDIYAPLSGEILEINEELEDSPELVNSDAYGDGWMFKLRASDESELDNLLSAEDYAASIEDED; translated from the coding sequence ATGGCTGATATCCCTGCCGATCTGCTTTATGCAAACACTCACGAATGGGTGCGCTCTGAAGGTGACGGCGTTTACACCGTTGGCATTAGTGAGCACGCTCAAGAATTGTTGGGTGACATGGTATTTGTTGACCTACCGGATGTGGGCGACGAAATTGACGCCGGCGACGATTGCGCAGTGGCGGAGTCGGTGAAAGCCGCGTCTGATATTTACGCCCCGCTTAGTGGTGAAATTTTAGAAATTAATGAAGAACTGGAAGACTCTCCAGAGTTGGTAAACAGCGATGCCTACGGCGACGGCTGGATGTTTAAGCTACGCGCCAGCGATGAAAGCGAGTTAGACAACTTGTTATCGGCGGAAGATTACGCCGCCAGCATCGAAGATGAAGACTAA